The following are encoded in a window of Psilocybe cubensis strain MGC-MH-2018 chromosome 4, whole genome shotgun sequence genomic DNA:
- a CDS encoding Phosphoribosylaminoimidazole carboxylase, giving the protein MSDKVVGILGGGQLGRMLAASASLLNVNVVILDDGHHGPAKRIVAPTALHLSHVDGSFANPEKIRELANKVDILTIEIEHVNTATLQEVQSAFQHKELVVHPHPSTVEIIQDKYRQKVHLSSHGLPISDFVAVESSVESISDVAGKLGLPLMLKSRTLAYDGRGNFVLRELGQAQEAITFLNNRPLYAERWVPFKQEIAVMVVRAVDGQVQSYPVVETVHKDNICHLVFAPLRSRDPSLSQRARAIAETAVKSFSGAGVFGVEMFLMEDGKIFINEIAPRPHNSGHYTIEACETSQYENHLRAILSLPLGSTALKVPSAAMLNLIGYSSSMQEIQKTVDVALTIPGVSVHLYGKSECRKGRKMGHITIVADSDAQLRSRLRPLLESLPESTSEEVDRYAPIVATPGSGFSDPNPLVGIIMGSDSDLPVMLPAARVLDQFKIPYELTIVSAHRTPDRLVDYARSASTRGLRTIIAGAGGAAHLPGMVAAMTALPVIGVPVKGSTLDGVDSLHSIVQMPRGIPVATVAINNGMNAGLLAVRILSAGIPGLIEAMDQYMKAMEAEVLGKVEILKEVGWEKYQVKRT; this is encoded by the exons ATGTCTGACAAGGTAGTTGGAATACTTG GGGGAGGCCAGCTTGGTCGAATGCTGGCAGCATCTGCTTCACttttgaatgtgaatgttGTTATTCTGGACGATGGACATCACGGACCCGCTAAACGTATCGTTGCGCCTACCGCACTTCATCTGTCCCATGTCGACGGATCCTTTGCTAACCCAGAAAAAATACGCGAATTAGCCAACAAAGTGGATATTCTTACAATAGAGATTGAACACGTAAATACGGCAACGCTCCAAGAAGTTCAGTCCGCCTTTCAGCATAAGGAACTGGTTGTCCATCCCCACCCTTCGACTGTTGAAATCATTCAAGATAAATATCGACAAAAGGTCCATCTATCTTCGCATGGCCTCCCAATATCAGATTTCGTGGCTGTAGAGTCGTCCGTAGAATCCATCTCCGATGTCGCAGGAAAGCTAGGGCTACCCCTGATGCTGAAAAGCCGTACGTTGGCATACGACGGACGTGGCAACTTTGTCCTCCGGGAGCTTGGACAGGCGCAAGAAGCAATCACTTTCCTCAATAACCGGCCCTTATACGCTGAAAGATGGGTTCCTTTCAAACAGGAAATTGCGGTCATGGTAGTAAGAGCGGTTGATGGGCAAGTTCAGTCGTACCCCGTCGTGGAAACCGTTCACAAGGACAACATCTGTCATCTTGTTTTCGCACCGCTTCGCAGTCGCGATCCTTCGCTATCACAACGAGCAAGAGCCATTGCCGAAACCGCCGTTAAGTCTTTCTCCGGCGCTGGTGTCTTTGGTGTTGAAATGTTCTTGATGGAAGATG GAAAGATTTTCATCAATGAAATTGCCCCTCGACCTCATAACTCCGGCCATTACACGATTGAAGCCTGTGAAACATCTCAATATGAAAACCATCTCCGCGCAATTCTCTCGTTGCCCCTTGGCTCCACAGCACTTAAAGTCCCATCAGCTGCGATGCTGAATCTGATAGGATATTCGTCGTCAATGCAAGAAATTCAGAAAACTGTAGATGTCGCTTTGACTATCCCTGGTGTCTCAGTGCATCTCTATGGGAAATCAGAATGCCGAAAGGGACGTAAAATGGGCCATATCACCATTGTAGCCGACTCGGATGCACAGCTGAGAAGCCGTCTGCGGCCCCTTCTCGAATCATTACCTGAAAGTACTTCAGAGGAAGTGGATCGTTACGCGCCGATTGTCGCTACTCCAGGCTCTGGATTTTCGGACCCTAACCCACTAGTGGGTATCATTATGGGCTCAGACTCCGATCTACCAGTCATGCTACCCGCCGCGCGCGTTCTCGACCAATTCAAAATCCCATACGAGCTCACAATTGTCTCGGCGCATCGGACGCCTGATCGACTCGTCGATTATGCTCGCTCGGCATCGACTCGCGGCCTGCGGACAATCATTGCGGGAGCCGGCGGCGCTGCTCATCTGCCAGGGATGGTAGCAGCTATGACTGCGCTACCCGTTATTGGCGTCCCTGTCAAAGGTAGCACGCTCGACGGTGTCGACTCCTTGCATAGCATTGTGCAAATGCCT CGTGGTATACCCGTCGCTACAGTGGCCATAAACAACGGCATGAACGCAGGACTTCTTGCTGTGCGTATCCTGTCCGCCGGTATCCCAGGCCTCATTGAAGCAATGGACCAATACATGAAAGCAATGGAAGCGGAGGTCCTAGGAAAGGTTGAAATACTCAAAGAAGTCGGATGGGAAAAATACCAGGTAAAACGAACATAA
- a CDS encoding Fumagillin beta-trans-bergamotene synthase (Fumagillin beta-trans-bergamotene synthase af520), with protein sequence MPSPLLSRLGSSMQATSSRLGYHAYTIFLFTKSDIKTTLIPVGCFALGAAPLSPTNSLSHAVQAIFWLWLHLLHFNLANQVHDPEEDMINKPWRPIPTGRITLAQATVLRYLAPFVCMAVSLLYSRAVFYAALIFAILVPIYHEAKGDSHWLSRNFMNAFGYACFSTGSTLIASPNRAQLDVPGALSIFTITAILATTIQAQDFQDVIGDIKTGRLTLPIAFPNFSRYTPMVSLLLWVPYLTSVWEIGTVGTIAFTVLTIIVGLRYLLLRSTKDDQLSYVWYNVWLAIAFSMPGYWRYYKESAAL encoded by the exons ATGccttctcctctcctctctcgCCTAGGCAGCTCGATGCAGGCCACATCGTCAAGGCTAGGATACCATGCCTACACTATCTTCCTTTTCACTAAGTCGGACATCAAGACAACATTGATTCCCGTG GGCTGCTTTGCTCTCGGTGCCGCCCCGCTCTCCCCCACTAATTCATTATCCCACGCCGTGCAAGCCATATTTTGGCTATGGCTACACCTCCTTCATTTCAATCTTGCGAATCAAGTACATGATCCAGAGGAGGACATGATCAACAAGCCATGGCGACCCATTCCCACCGGTCGTATCACTCTTGCACAGGCAACCGTTCTCCGATATCTTGCGCCATTCGTATGCATGGCAGTCTCGTTACTCTATAGCCGTGCAGTGTTCTATGCTGCATTAATCTTTGCTATTCTCGTCCCCATTTACCATGAAGCGAAGGGTGACTCCCACTGGCTCTCTCGCAACTTCATGAATGCCTTTGGATATGCATGTTTCTCGACAGGCTCAACTTTGATTGCAT CACCAAACAGAGCGCAGCTCGATGTTCCGGGGGCGCTGTCAATATTTACCATTACAGCTATCCTAGCTACGACTATTCAGGCCCAAGACTTCCAGGATGTCATCGGCGACATTAAAACAGGAAGATTGACATTGCCGATAGCCTTTCCCAATTTTTCTCGATATACTCCTATGGTGTCCCTTCTTCTCTGGGTACCTTATTTGACTTCTGTCTGGGAGATCGGCACTGTTGGAACCATTGCCTTCACGGTTCTGACCATTATCGTTGGTCTGAGGTATCTCCTTCTCAGATCAACGAAGGACGATCAATTATCTTACGTCTGGTACAAT GTTTGGCTTGCCATTGCATTCTCCATGCCTGGATACTGGCGTTACTACAAGGAATCCGCTGCCCTGTAA